One region of Takifugu flavidus isolate HTHZ2018 chromosome 14, ASM371156v2, whole genome shotgun sequence genomic DNA includes:
- the mis18a gene encoding protein Mis18-alpha, protein MATRKKASTSRQNNINTTFSVSSIDSTTVEEKLFGAAENGDAEDGPVVFICGKCKLPVGDSMSWDGSEDEENQIRLKRVTDNVYVGKEKRLFEVGKRSACLVVDLFCHGCHSVLGMIYASTPKSMDQKRFTFCLNVADIDSYVLGSAKQMLAAGGAAEQPVTLEYRGVVEQQLTEMKTMVMSMAIRLEEIELGLQGDCEGPRQ, encoded by the exons ATGGCGACGAGGAAAAAAGCGTCCACAAGTCGACAGAACAATATAAACACAACATTCTCAGTTTCGAGTATAGACTCTACTACTGTAGAGGAAAAGTTGTTTGGTGCAGCCGAGAACGGTGACGCTGAAGATGGACCAGTGGTCTTCATCTGTGGGAAGTGCAAGTTGCCTGTCGGGGACTCGATGTCCTGGGACGGTAGTGAAGACGAGGAAAACCAAATACGGCTGAAGC GAGTCACAGACAACGTTTATGTCGGAAAGGAAAAACGCCTGTTTGAAGTCGGCAAACGATCAGCCTG CCTGGTGGTGGATCTGTTCTGCCACGGATGCCACTCTGTGCTCGGCATGATTTACGCATCCACGCCCAAGAGCATGGACCAAAAGAGGTTTACGTTCTGTTTGAATGTAGCAGACATCGACAG TTACGTCTTGGGCTCAGCCAAGCAGATGttggcagcagggggcgccgcggAGCAGCCGGTGACTCTGGAGTACAGAGGTGttgttgagcagcagctgacGGAG ATGAAAACGATGGTCATGTCCATGGCGATCAGGTTGGAGGAGATCGAACTGGGCCTCCAGGGCGACTGTGAGGGGCCACGGCAGTGA
- the hunk gene encoding hormonally up-regulated neu tumor-associated kinase homolog A codes for MPVVDSDMVMDSSHEGRTPSSAADEGALPVSLSGPAADILKNFYHTKRVGNYLIGRKLGEGSFAKVREGLHALTGEKVAVKVIDKRKAKKDSYVTKNLRREGHIQQMIRHPNITQLLDILETENSYYLVMELCPGGNLMNRIYDKKRLDERETQKYIRQLVLAVEHLHRAGVVHRDLKIENLLLDEQDNIKLIDFGLSNCAGILGYSDPFSTQCGSPAYAAPELLSRKKYGPKVDVWSIGVNMYAMLTGTLPFTVEPFSLRALHQKMVDKEMNPLPPSLSTAAICLLKKLLEPDPNKRPNIHQVMADSWLQLANKNTGAPYLNRIHIEEINQTVLMHMTEKMNYKHSEVLSAVLTNRACHTLAVYFLLNKKMKRLSKEYREMQFQEKKKGEKQKSEYFQTQWRKHVDKLTIPPKQTPVYLAVSKGPSKEKKHRTGLLRAITGGHRNSPLAPPGTVASSSMEYLEIQPLFNNTPQQRRRLATLPQVNTSPEHNIPAPPAPSPIGMHSFGSLSKADQIEDTPCSPWYKLTNGTLSPPRHVSAFQPDSSYLKKATIPSPPVLIVNPQPKKSTSSEWCGSSDTSGSPPSTIGSPPGSSAFSPPKSAFSPLNPASAFSPPSNSSGSNDPDSPTHRSKFPCMGMGQILKKKVQLQPFTFRPEQVVEEVVSPPPYPMQTLLCASGALKTLC; via the exons ATGCCCGTGGTTGACAGCGACATGGTGATGGACAGCAGCCACGAGGGTCGGACCCCGAGCAGCGCCGCGGACGAGGGCGCGCTCCCCGTGTCTCTGAGCGGCCCCGCGGCCGACATCCTCAAGAACTTTTACCACACCAAGCGGGTCGGAAACTATCTGATCGGGAGGAAACTGGGAGAAGGCTCGTTCGCCAAAGTTAGAGAGGGTCTCCACGCGCTGACTGGAGAAAAG GTGGCGGTGAAGGTGATCGACAAGCGGAAGGCCAAGAAGGATTCTTACGTGACCAAGAACCTGCGGCGGGAGGGCCACATCCAGCAGATGATCCGCCACCCCAACATCACTCAGCTGCTGGACATCCTGGAGACGGAGAACAGCTACTACCTGGTGATGGAGCTGTGCCCCGGCGGGAACCTCATGAACCGCATCTATGACAAGAAGCGCCTGGATGAAAGGGAGACCCAGAAGTACATCCGACAGTTGGTGCTGGCTGTGGAACACCTGCACAGAGCGGGCGTggtgcacag GGATCTAAAGATCGAAAACCTCCTTTTGGACGAGCAGGACAACATAAAGCTCATAG ATTTTGGCCTCAGCAACTGTGCTGGCATCTTGGGATACTCAGACCCTTTTAGCACGCAGTGTGGAAGTCCAGCCTACGCCGCCCCAGAGCTGCTCTCCCGGAAGAAATATGGGCCCAAAGTGGACGTCTGGTCCAT TGGCGTGAACATGTATGCCATGTTGACCGGGACGCTTCCCTTCACCGTGGAGCCCTTCAGCCTCCGAGCTCTGCACCAGAAGATGGTGGACAAGGAGATGAACCCTCTACCTCCCTCACTGTCCACAG CCGCCATCTGTCTCCTGAAGAAGCTGCTTGAGCCGGATCCCAACAAGCGTCCCAATATTCACCAGGTGATGGCGGATTCGTGGCTTCAGCTGGCCAACAAgaacacaggagctccctaCCTAAACAG GATCCACATCGAGGAGATCAACCAAACAGTGTTGATGCACATGACAGAGAAGATGAACTACAAGCACAGCGAGGTTCTCAGTGCCGTCCTCACCAACCGCGCATGTCACACTCTGGCCGTCTACTTCCTCCTCAacaagaaaatgaagagacTTTCCAAAGAATACAGA GAGATGCAGttccaggaaaaaaagaagggagaaaaacaaaaaagtgagTATTTCCAGACCCAGTGGAGGAAGCATGTGGACAAGCTCACCATCCCCCCCAAACAGACACCCGTCTACCTGGCCGTCAGCAAGGGGCCCAGCAAGGAAAAGAAACACCGAACAG GGCTCTTACGTGCTATAACTGGTGGCCATCGTAACTCGCCTCTGGCACCGCCCGGCACTGTTGCCTCTTCCTCCATGGAGTATCTAGAGATCCAGCCCCTCTTTAACAACACTCCTCAGCAACGGCGGCGCCTGGCTACCCTGCCGCAAGTCAACACCAGCCCAGAACACAACATCCCGGCCCCTCCAGCGCCATCACCCATCGGCATGCATTCGTTTGGATCTCTGTCCAAAGCGGACCAGATTGAAGACACTCCCTGCTCCCCTTGGTACAAGCTCACCAACGGAaccctgtcccccccccgccATGTCTCAGCCTTCCAGCCTGACTCCTCTTATTTGAAGAAGGCCACCATTCCCAGTCCTCCCGTTCTGATTGTCAACCCACAGCCTAAAAAGAGCACCTCCTCAGAGTGGTGCGGTTCGTCCGATACTAGCGGAAGCCCCCCAAGCACAATAGGAAGCCCTCCAGGAAGCTCCGCCTTCAGCCCCCCAAAGTCTGCCTTTAGTCCCCTCAACCCCGCGTCCGCCTTCAGCCCTCCGTccaacagcagcggcagcaacgACCCCGACAGCCCGACTCACCGCAGCAAGTTCCCCTGCATGGGGATGGGGCAGATCCTGAAGAAAAAGGTCCAGCTGCAGCCGTTCACATTCCGACCAGAACAGGTGGTTGAAGAAGTGGTGTCACCGCCCCCCTACCCCATGCAGACCCTCCTCTGTGCTTCGGGTGCACTCAAGACTCTCTGCTGA